A region from the Triticum aestivum cultivar Chinese Spring chromosome 3D, IWGSC CS RefSeq v2.1, whole genome shotgun sequence genome encodes:
- the LOC123080680 gene encoding F-box protein At5g49610: MAGGGAGSVVNGTALRRDRVAVPAPLPDEVVQWEILVRVPAKELLRCRAACRSWRRLASDAAFLMAHHRRQPSLPLVFFRTRSNDYAAHAVVDALDIRRTPAARRPVLGFDDYNKSRRSFTIHASCDGLLLLSLSNHRFYICNPATRQWLQLPDLTGGSVAALYPHRPSGDYRVLFWKHPDNKSCRVAYYVLTVSSLQGQQRCIGLPVASPSMNKDRSWWHLQASERPPLLLHDCLHWHAFNSKIIIFDTVAESFSWVQSPTSTSSAHLLQMDGMLGIGCIDTATMTAKAWVLEDYEAEVWSSKYQIELPEEEMMEDGKCVQCLYGKVVSENGDMLLIGRICWSLSLFHCDNKGELIQKFLWENVDPKLLGISFKESLVRHPFFQRKDDSRVRLPRFLRGL, encoded by the coding sequence ATGGCTGGCGGCGGCGCTGGATCCGTGGTGAACGGGACGGCACTCAGGCGCGACCGCGTCGCCGTCCCCGCCCCCCTCCCTGACGAGGTCGTCCAGTGGGAAATCCTCGTCCGCGTGCCGGCGAAGGAGCTCCTCCGCTGCCGCGCGGCCTGCCGCTCCTGGCGCCGCCTCGCCTCCGACGCCGCGTTCCTGATGGCCCACCACCGCCGCCAGCCATCGCTCCCGCTGGTCTTCTTCCGCACCAGGAGTAACGACTACGCCGCCCACGCCGTGGTTGATGCCTTGGATATCCGGCGAACCCCCGCCGCTCGCCGGCCCGTGCTCGGGTTCGACGACTACAACAAATCTCGCCGTAGCTTCACCATCCACGCCTCctgcgacggcctcctcctcctttccctctCCAACCACCGCTTCTACATCTGCAACCCGGCGACGCGCCAGTGGCTCCAGCTCCCGGATCTGACCGGCGGCAGTGTCGCGGCCCTGTACCCTCACCGCCCGTCGGGCGACTACCGTGTCCTCTTCTGGAAGCATCCAGACAACAAGAGTTGCAGGGTTGCCTACTACGTCCTCACCGTCAGCTCGTTGCAGGGACAACAGAGATGCATCGGGCTGCCAGTGGCCTCGCCATCCATGAACAAGGACAGATCCTGGTGGCACCTTCAAGCCTCCGAGCGCCCGCCTCTCCTGCTACATGACTGCCTACACTGGCATGCTTTCAACAGCAAGATTATAATTTTCGACACGGTGGCAGAGTCATTCAGCTGGGTGCAATCTCCCACATCCACCAGCTCGGCACACCTGCTTCAGATGGATGGTATGCTCGGCATCGGCTGCATAGATACCGCTACCATGACCGCGAAAGCTTGGGTGTTGGAGGACTATGAGGCGGAAGTATGGTCGTCAAAGTACCAGATTGAATTGCCGGAGGAGGAGATGATGGAAGATGGTAAATGTGTTCAGTGTCTATACGGCAAGGTTGTGTCTGAGAACGGAGATATGCTGCTAATCGGTCGCatttgttggtccctctccctgtTTCACTGTGACAACAAGGGAGAGTTGATCCAGAAATTCCTATGGGAGAACGTTGATCCAAAGCTTCTCGGGATCTCTTTCAAAGAGAGCCTAGTCAGGCATCCGTTCTTCCAGAGGAAAGATGACAGCCGTGTGAGGCTGCCACGTTTTCTCCGAGGGCTGTAG
- the LOC123076579 gene encoding ubiquitin-conjugating enzyme E2 28, whose amino-acid sequence MDRPKKKIALDWFPSSLDRVRPATDTDGLSWHIVQPWIAHQPAELFLDRTEVQYLHPWQKVLNPELIKGPWIQEEDDKIIDLVRKYGPTKWSHCKDLQKDPPTSAQEGPVGEDMFQWQATIMGPLDSPFTGGLFLVNIHFPLDYPFKPPKVSFRTKVFHFHFHPNINSNGNICLDILKEQWSPTLTISKVLLSIYLLLTDPNPNDPLVPEIAHMYKTDWAKYESTACSSTQKYAMGGCIGKECRESYS is encoded by the exons GACACCGATGGGTTGAGTTGGCATATAGTGCAG CCGTGGATCGCTCATCAACCTG CTGAGCTCTTTCTGGATAGGACAGAGGTACAATATTTACATCCATGGCAGAAGGTTCTTAACCCTGAACTCATCAAAGGTCCTTGGATTCAAGAG GAAGATGACAAAATTATTGATCTTGTAAGGAAGTATGGACCAACAAAATGGTCTCATTGCAAGGACCTGCAGAAGGACCCTCCCACCTCAGCGCAG GAAGGTCCTGTAGGTGAGGACATGTTCCAGTGGCAGGCCACTATCATGGGACCCTTGGACAGCCCGTTTACTGGTGGCCTATTTTTGGTGAACATCCATTTCCCACTGGATTATCCCTTCAAGCCCCCGAAG GTCTCTTTCCGCACCAAGGTGTTCCACTTCCACTTCCACCCAAACATCAACAGCAACGGCAACATTTGCCTTGACATTCTCAAGGAACAGTGGAGCCCGACTTTGACCATATCAAAG GTCCTCCTGTCAATCTATTTGTTGCTGACGGACCCCAACCCCAATGATCCTCTGGTGCCTGAGATTGCTCACATGTACAAGACTGATTGGGCCAAGTATGAGTCCACGGCATGCTCCTCGACACAGAAGTATGCCATGGGTGGATGTATAGGCAAGGAATGTCGAGAGAG CTATAGCTAA